A section of the Trichomycterus rosablanca isolate fTriRos1 chromosome 6, fTriRos1.hap1, whole genome shotgun sequence genome encodes:
- the rbpjl gene encoding recombining binding protein suppressor of hairless-like protein, protein MESRSQEVMKSLMSRTLVDQGFPSLPRISRDSVTQYLQFRPDQTVLILHAKVAQKSYGNEKRFFCPPPCVYLCGEGWNLRKKHLKGLGESNCCVCGYMGLDGFSGPQAESFKLSFEEQTEGRMFACAKTLYISDTDKRKHFRLLLQLFHTGGQEIGSFQSGLIKVISKPSQKRQSMKNADLCISSGSKVSLFNRLRSQTVSTRYLAVEGGAFVASAKQWTAFTVILVDEQQSGHSDYSACENYICYGCVVQLVCTDSGVTLPPMVIRKVDKQHACLDVDEPVSQLHKCAFQFRESKHMYLCLSNEKILQYQTPPCPKDSSRELLNDGSCWTIIGTEVMEYTFSESLMCSPTIISPIPVISGLELNGGGHVAMLELNGENFSPHLKVWFGNIEAETMFRSPRSLLCVVPDISVFSRDWQWFRQPITVPLSLIRLDGMIYRNSFTFTYTPEHSTFTQPVSDEKTTSSDTLINTIHQEFTRTNFHLFMQS, encoded by the exons ATGGAGTCCAGAAGCCAGGAGGTGATGAAGTCTCTAATGAGCCGCACATT GGTCGATCAAGGCTTTCCTTCATTGCCAAGGATCAGCAGAGACTCAGTGACACAGTACCTGCAGTTCAGACCTGATCAAACTGTGCTTATCCTCCATGCCAAAGTTGCTCAGAAGTCTTATGGAAATGAAAAGAG ATTTTTTTGTCCTCCTCCTTGTGTGTACCTTTGTGGGGAAGGATGGAATCTAAGAAAAAAACATCTCAAAG GTCTTGGTGAGTCaaactgttgtgtgtgtggatatATGGGTCTGGATGGCTTCTCTGGGCCACAAGCAGAGAGCTTTAAGCTAAGCTTTGAGGAACAAACAGAAGGAAGG ATGTTTGCCTGTGCTAAGACTCTGTATATCTCAGATACAGATAAACGAAAACACTTCCGTTTGCTGCTTCAACTGTTCCACACTGGAGGCCAGGAGATCGGATCATTCCAAAGTGGACTTATTAAAGTCATCTCCAAACCATCACAAAAGAGACAGTCGATGAAAAATGCAGACT TATGTATTTCATCTGGTTCAAAAGTGTCGTTGTTTAATCGCCTGCGGTCTCAGACAGTCAGTACACGATACCTTGCGGTAGAAGGTGGTGCTTTTGTGGCCAGTGCCAAGCAGTGGACAGCCTTCACTGTTATTCTAG TGGACGAGCAGCAGTCGGGTCACAGTGATTACTCTGCATGTGAGAATTACATTTGTTATGGCTGTGTGGTTCAGCTAGTGTGCACTGACTCAGGGGTCACACTGCCACCCATG GTAATACGTAAAGTGGATAAGCAGCATGCATGTCTGGATGTGGATGAGCCTGTGTCCCAGCTTCATAAGTGTGCCTTTCAGTTCAGAGAAAGTAAGCACATGTACCTCTGCCTTTCCAATGAGAAGATCTTACAGTACCAG ACCCCACCTTGTCCAAAGGACAGCAGTCGAGAACTGCTAAATGATGGCTCATGTTGGACCATTATTGGTACAGAGGTTATGGAATACACCTTCAGCGAAAGCTTGATGTGTAGCCCAACTATCATCAGCCCCATCCCTGTCATTAGTGGACTTGAG CTAAATGGAGGAGGTCATGTGGCTATGTTAGAGCTTAATGGAGAAAACTTTAGCCCTCATCTTAAGGTCTGGTTTGGAAACATAGAAGCTGAAACCATGTTCAG GAGTCCCAGATCTTTGCTGTGTGTAGTCCCTGATATTTCAGTGTTCAGTCGTGACTGGCAATGGTTCAGGCAACCCATCACAGTTCCTCTATCTCTGATCCGCCTGGATGGGATGATCTATCGAAACTCATTCACTTTCACATACACCCCAGAGCACAGCACATTCACTCAACCTGTCTCTGATGAGAAAACCACCAGTTCAGATACACTCATCAACACCATACACCAAGAGTTTACCCGAACCAACTTCCACCTGTTCATGCAGAGctga